From a single Microbacterium terrisoli genomic region:
- a CDS encoding RDD family protein: MSAAGAAAGAPITCPGCGAAMPATAAVCPTCGAARIRPAGIGARLGALTVDLAAIVIVAAVVALTTRSLILAGVATAEAVLALWILQARTGASLGGALVRVRVVRVDKPFSPGGGRSLIRGLITTAGLCVLVVGAWVQEATGAGDRSGLRRSWADRAAGTAVLEVPRVTARAAAGSPVVQAGPRLPPTSFAPRAAPIPAAPISAAPAQPATPAPAAHPTPVANPVPAANPLPSAVPPPAVPEPAAFEPSPRPAVARVDDAASAPAPTRRSARVPTMSVILIFDTGQREVVPVPSAVNLGRSPNETQSGDVVIVVDDPSRTVSKTHARLENTLEGTWVTELGSTNGSALLDEDGSVRVLTANRRTFVEDGVRVRLGDRVITVRRMTGADS; this comes from the coding sequence ATGAGCGCGGCAGGCGCAGCCGCGGGCGCCCCGATCACCTGTCCCGGCTGTGGTGCGGCGATGCCGGCCACGGCCGCAGTGTGCCCGACCTGCGGTGCGGCGCGCATCCGTCCGGCGGGCATCGGCGCGCGCCTGGGTGCGCTGACCGTCGACCTCGCTGCGATCGTGATCGTGGCAGCGGTGGTCGCGCTGACCACCCGCTCGCTCATCTTGGCCGGGGTGGCGACGGCAGAGGCTGTGCTGGCGCTGTGGATTCTGCAGGCGCGCACCGGGGCGAGCCTGGGCGGCGCCCTGGTGCGGGTGCGCGTGGTGCGCGTCGACAAGCCTTTCTCCCCCGGCGGAGGCCGATCCCTCATCAGGGGCCTGATCACCACTGCAGGCCTGTGCGTCCTGGTCGTGGGCGCTTGGGTGCAAGAGGCCACGGGTGCGGGCGATCGCAGCGGTCTGCGCAGGTCGTGGGCCGATCGTGCCGCAGGGACCGCGGTGCTGGAAGTGCCCCGCGTCACCGCGCGTGCAGCGGCCGGATCGCCGGTCGTACAGGCGGGCCCCAGACTCCCTCCGACGTCCTTCGCGCCGCGCGCGGCGCCGATCCCCGCCGCGCCGATCTCCGCCGCGCCGGCACAGCCGGCCACGCCGGCCCCGGCGGCGCACCCGACCCCGGTGGCGAACCCAGTGCCGGCGGCGAACCCGCTCCCGTCCGCCGTGCCGCCGCCCGCCGTGCCGGAGCCTGCCGCGTTCGAGCCCTCTCCTCGGCCCGCTGTCGCGCGCGTCGACGATGCGGCATCCGCCCCCGCCCCCACGCGCAGATCGGCCCGCGTGCCGACGATGAGCGTCATTCTGATCTTCGACACCGGGCAGCGCGAAGTCGTGCCCGTGCCGTCCGCCGTGAACCTGGGCCGCAGCCCGAACGAGACCCAGAGTGGAGACGTCGTGATCGTCGTCGACGACCCCAGCCGCACCGTGTCGAAGACCCACGCCCGGCTCGAGAACACGCTCGAAGGCACCTGGGTCACCGAGCTCGGTTCGACCAACGGCTCGGCACTGCTGGACGAGGACGGCAGCGTGCGGGTGCTCACCGCGAACCGGCGCACGTTCGTCGAAGACGGGGTGCGCGTGCGCCTGGGCGACCGGGTCATCACCGTGCGACGCATGACGGGAGCCGACTCGTGA
- a CDS encoding S8 family peptidase, with protein sequence MVAACAVAAALVAVPAVTAHAADAGSNWWYKSFGVAEAQSQGWTGAGVKVAVIDNQINPDLPVFEGARLKVDDRALCKGGTVRVADSDQSDAASHGSDVTALLIGNGEGKGQVRGIAPRAEVTFYGEGIGSGVCDSGGDFDGRDPLIEGIHRAVASGAQIISISLGWGDYATPADDEAIAEALAAGVVIVAATPNSVKDAEQLWPWSFNGVVAVNAMDQSGRIQQDQRVSGKQIGWKDTTVVAPGVGFASVDWRSGTWVISGASLATPLTAGILAVTAQKYPKATGGQLIQSLIRNTGLKDHELSRNGGWGYGVVSLRHMLRVDPMTYADANPLMDKSKARPTAGQVTAAEVAASAAPAATATSSPTRVIPSDAASSTAAGLPMGWIIGAVVLALIAAAAIVIVIVMNRKKSKSVGGAK encoded by the coding sequence ATGGTCGCCGCCTGTGCGGTGGCGGCGGCCTTGGTGGCCGTGCCGGCAGTGACGGCCCACGCGGCCGATGCCGGGTCGAACTGGTGGTACAAGAGCTTCGGCGTGGCAGAGGCGCAGTCGCAGGGTTGGACCGGTGCCGGCGTGAAAGTCGCGGTGATCGACAACCAGATCAACCCCGACCTTCCCGTGTTCGAAGGCGCCCGGCTGAAGGTCGATGACCGCGCGCTGTGCAAGGGCGGGACAGTGCGGGTGGCCGACTCGGATCAATCGGATGCGGCAAGCCACGGGTCGGATGTCACGGCGCTGCTGATCGGCAACGGCGAGGGCAAGGGACAGGTGCGCGGCATAGCCCCTCGCGCCGAGGTCACCTTCTACGGCGAAGGCATCGGCAGCGGCGTCTGCGACTCCGGAGGCGACTTCGACGGGCGCGACCCGCTCATCGAGGGAATCCACCGGGCCGTGGCATCCGGCGCGCAGATCATCTCGATCTCGCTGGGGTGGGGCGATTACGCGACGCCCGCCGACGACGAGGCGATCGCCGAAGCGCTGGCGGCCGGCGTCGTGATCGTCGCGGCGACCCCGAACTCCGTGAAGGATGCCGAGCAGCTGTGGCCGTGGTCGTTCAACGGCGTCGTCGCGGTGAACGCGATGGATCAGAGCGGGCGCATCCAGCAGGATCAGCGGGTCTCCGGCAAGCAGATCGGCTGGAAGGACACGACGGTCGTCGCGCCCGGTGTCGGCTTTGCGTCGGTGGATTGGCGCAGCGGCACGTGGGTGATCAGCGGGGCCAGCCTCGCCACGCCGCTGACGGCGGGGATCCTGGCGGTGACGGCGCAGAAGTATCCGAAGGCGACGGGCGGCCAGCTGATCCAGTCGTTGATCCGCAACACCGGGCTGAAGGACCACGAGCTGTCCCGCAACGGCGGCTGGGGCTATGGCGTGGTCTCCCTGCGGCACATGCTGCGGGTGGACCCGATGACGTATGCGGACGCCAACCCACTGATGGACAAGTCGAAGGCCCGGCCCACGGCCGGGCAGGTGACCGCGGCCGAGGTCGCGGCATCCGCTGCGCCGGCGGCGACCGCGACGTCGTCGCCGACGCGGGTCATCCCCTCGGATGCGGCATCGTCCACTGCAGCGGGGTTGCCTATGGGCTGGATCATCGGCGCCGTGGTGCTGGCGCTGATCGCGGCCGCGGCGATCGTGATCGTGATCGTGATGAATCGGAAGAAGAGCAAGAGCGTGGGAGGGGCGAAGTGA
- a CDS encoding WXG100 family type VII secretion target, which translates to MSVKPEQVTALSGQIRTGARGIKTQLDTLESEVGKLRSSWDGAAQAAYDEAQRKWTQSLHALNELLEQISVKTDQISQGYVSQDNSSAGRFTS; encoded by the coding sequence ATGTCGGTGAAGCCGGAGCAGGTCACGGCGCTGTCGGGTCAGATTCGTACGGGTGCCCGCGGCATCAAGACACAGCTGGACACGCTCGAGTCCGAGGTGGGCAAGCTGCGGTCGTCGTGGGACGGCGCCGCGCAGGCCGCGTACGACGAGGCGCAGCGCAAGTGGACGCAGTCCCTGCACGCGCTCAACGAGCTGCTCGAGCAGATCTCGGTCAAGACGGACCAGATCTCGCAGGGCTATGTGTCGCAGGACAACTCGTCGGCGGGTCGTTTCACGAGCTGA
- a CDS encoding WXG100 family type VII secretion target encodes MKAATDLREVEGVMADLISAEEGALARGAQAVNEAKAGIDQQVKFVRGEIEQVSGFWTGAAAGSFAQLMARWDEETRKLNNVLVTLEDALRGTERDQSATEESHQQTISGLGSMMGA; translated from the coding sequence GTGAAGGCGGCGACGGATCTACGTGAGGTGGAGGGTGTGATGGCTGATCTGATTTCGGCAGAAGAAGGAGCGCTTGCGCGCGGAGCTCAGGCGGTGAACGAAGCCAAAGCCGGTATTGACCAGCAGGTGAAGTTCGTGCGCGGCGAGATCGAGCAGGTCTCCGGCTTCTGGACCGGCGCCGCTGCCGGTTCGTTCGCGCAGCTGATGGCGCGGTGGGACGAAGAGACGCGCAAGCTGAACAACGTCCTGGTGACGCTCGAGGACGCGCTTCGCGGCACCGAGCGCGACCAGTCCGCGACCGAAGAGTCGCACCAGCAGACGATTTCGGGCCTCGGCTCGATGATGGGCGCCTGA